From one Callithrix jacchus isolate 240 chromosome 2, calJac240_pri, whole genome shotgun sequence genomic stretch:
- the MXD3 gene encoding max dimerization protein 3 isoform X2 — translation MEPVASNIQVLLQAAEFLERREREAEHGYASLCPHRSPGPIHRRKKRPPQAPGAQDSGRSVHNELEKRRRAQLKRCLERLKQQMPLGADCARYTTLSLLRRARMHIQICRNWRSRSSGPGSSRRGCAASSRAYSGSWSSSGDWQGPPIGNGYGRTAWTPQASPPSGQTQTKRSWRWMWRAWCLGVRPSCYGASSRARSTATHTAAAPGYDVLHPGWASALCSCQAHLPGRSSPQVLRAIRSHLLEWTKRTLVWEQVLPHTLLLAARQALWKRQDSSGPP, via the exons ATGGAACCCGTGGCCAGCAACATCCAGGTCCTGCTGCAGGCGGCCGAGTTCCTGGAGCGCcgtgagagag AGGCCGAGCATGGTTATGCGTCCTTGTGCCCGCACCGCAGTCCCGGCCCTATCCACAGGAGGAAGAAGCGACCTCCCCAGGCTCCTGGCGCGCAGGACAGCGGGCG GTCTGTGCACAATGAACTGGAGAAGCGCAG GAGGGCCCAGTTGAAGCGGTGTCTGGAGCGGCTGAAACAGCAGATGCCCCTGGGGGCTGACTGTGCTCGATACACCACACTGAGCCTGCTGCGCCGTGCCAGGATGCACATCCAG ATCTGCAGAAACTGGAGGAGCAGGAGCAGCGGGCCCGGCAGCTCAAGGAGAGGCTGCGCAGCAAGCAGCAGAGCCTACAGCGGCAGCTGGAGCAGCTCCGGGGATTGGCAGGGGCCGCCGATCGGGAACGGCTACGGGCGGACAGCTTGGACTCCTCAGGCCTCTCCTCCGAGCGGTCAGACTCAGACCAAG AGGAGCTGGAGGTGGATGTGGAGAGCCTGGTGTTTGGGGGTGAGGCCGAGCTGCTACGGGGCTTCATCGCGGGCCAGGAGCACAGCTACTCACACGGCAGCGGCGCCTGGCTATGATGTTCTTCACCCAGGGTGGGCCTCTGCCCTCTGCTCGTGCCAGGCCCACCTGCCAGGGAGGAGCTCTCCCCAAGTCTTAAGGGCTATTAGGAGTCACCTGTTGGAATGGACTAAAAGGACCCTTGTGTGGGAACAGGTGCTCCCCCACACCCTGCTGCTGGCTGCCAGGCAGGCCCTCTGGAAGAGGCAGGACTCATCAGGACCTCCCTAA
- the MXD3 gene encoding max dimerization protein 3 isoform X1 gives MEPVASNIQVLLQAAEFLERREREAEHGYASLCPHRSPGPIHRRKKRPPQAPGAQDSGRSVHNELEKRRRAQLKRCLERLKQQMPLGADCARYTTLSLLRRARMHIQKLEEQEQRARQLKERLRSKQQSLQRQLEQLRGLAGAADRERLRADSLDSSGLSSERSDSDQGECPKAEGLCGPRGKPGLLIGPLPVQRSWRWMWRAWCLGVRPSCYGASSRARSTATHTAAAPGYDVLHPGWASALCSCQAHLPGRSSPQVLRAIRSHLLEWTKRTLVWEQVLPHTLLLAARQALWKRQDSSGPP, from the exons ATGGAACCCGTGGCCAGCAACATCCAGGTCCTGCTGCAGGCGGCCGAGTTCCTGGAGCGCcgtgagagag AGGCCGAGCATGGTTATGCGTCCTTGTGCCCGCACCGCAGTCCCGGCCCTATCCACAGGAGGAAGAAGCGACCTCCCCAGGCTCCTGGCGCGCAGGACAGCGGGCG GTCTGTGCACAATGAACTGGAGAAGCGCAG GAGGGCCCAGTTGAAGCGGTGTCTGGAGCGGCTGAAACAGCAGATGCCCCTGGGGGCTGACTGTGCTCGATACACCACACTGAGCCTGCTGCGCCGTGCCAGGATGCACATCCAG AAACTGGAGGAGCAGGAGCAGCGGGCCCGGCAGCTCAAGGAGAGGCTGCGCAGCAAGCAGCAGAGCCTACAGCGGCAGCTGGAGCAGCTCCGGGGATTGGCAGGGGCCGCCGATCGGGAACGGCTACGGGCGGACAGCTTGGACTCCTCAGGCCTCTCCTCCGAGCGGTCAGACTCAGACCAAGGTGAGTGCCCCAAGGCTGAGGGGTTGTGTGGCCCTCGGGGCAAGCCAGGTCTTCTGATTGGACCCCTCCCTGTGCAGAGGAGCTGGAGGTGGATGTGGAGAGCCTGGTGTTTGGGGGTGAGGCCGAGCTGCTACGGGGCTTCATCGCGGGCCAGGAGCACAGCTACTCACACGGCAGCGGCGCCTGGCTATGATGTTCTTCACCCAGGGTGGGCCTCTGCCCTCTGCTCGTGCCAGGCCCACCTGCCAGGGAGGAGCTCTCCCCAAGTCTTAAGGGCTATTAGGAGTCACCTGTTGGAATGGACTAAAAGGACCCTTGTGTGGGAACAGGTGCTCCCCCACACCCTGCTGCTGGCTGCCAGGCAGGCCCTCTGGAAGAGGCAGGACTCATCAGGACCTCCCTAA
- the MXD3 gene encoding max dimerization protein 3 isoform X3 yields the protein MEPVASNIQVLLQAAEFLERREREAEHGYASLCPHRSPGPIHRRKKRPPQAPGAQDSGRSVHNELEKRRRAQLKRCLERLKQQMPLGADCARYTTLSLLRRARMHIQKLEEQEQRARQLKERLRSKQQSLQRQLEQLRGLAGAADRERLRADSLDSSGLSSERSDSDQEELEVDVESLVFGGEAELLRGFIAGQEHSYSHGSGAWL from the exons ATGGAACCCGTGGCCAGCAACATCCAGGTCCTGCTGCAGGCGGCCGAGTTCCTGGAGCGCcgtgagagag AGGCCGAGCATGGTTATGCGTCCTTGTGCCCGCACCGCAGTCCCGGCCCTATCCACAGGAGGAAGAAGCGACCTCCCCAGGCTCCTGGCGCGCAGGACAGCGGGCG GTCTGTGCACAATGAACTGGAGAAGCGCAG GAGGGCCCAGTTGAAGCGGTGTCTGGAGCGGCTGAAACAGCAGATGCCCCTGGGGGCTGACTGTGCTCGATACACCACACTGAGCCTGCTGCGCCGTGCCAGGATGCACATCCAG AAACTGGAGGAGCAGGAGCAGCGGGCCCGGCAGCTCAAGGAGAGGCTGCGCAGCAAGCAGCAGAGCCTACAGCGGCAGCTGGAGCAGCTCCGGGGATTGGCAGGGGCCGCCGATCGGGAACGGCTACGGGCGGACAGCTTGGACTCCTCAGGCCTCTCCTCCGAGCGGTCAGACTCAGACCAAG AGGAGCTGGAGGTGGATGTGGAGAGCCTGGTGTTTGGGGGTGAGGCCGAGCTGCTACGGGGCTTCATCGCGGGCCAGGAGCACAGCTACTCACACGGCAGCGGCGCCTGGCTATGA